The following are encoded together in the Clostridia bacterium genome:
- a CDS encoding DUF1667 domain-containing protein → MNTTCIMCPIGCALSVREEGGKIVVSGNGCMRGEKYGVSEFTCPKRVVTTLLKGKKGGVVSVKTKEPIPKALVPAALKEAASFRLEKSLSAGDIAMEDVAGSGVPFVATADFEEK, encoded by the coding sequence ATGAACACGACTTGTATCATGTGTCCGATCGGATGCGCGCTTTCCGTTCGGGAAGAAGGGGGTAAGATCGTCGTCAGCGGAAACGGCTGTATGCGCGGCGAAAAGTACGGAGTCAGCGAATTCACCTGCCCGAAACGAGTCGTAACGACCTTGCTCAAAGGGAAGAAGGGCGGCGTCGTCAGCGTGAAGACGAAAGAACCGATCCCCAAAGCGCTCGTTCCCGCCGCGCTCAAAGAGGCGGCGTCCTTCCGCCTTGAAAAAAGCCTTTCGGCGGGAGATATCGCGATGGAGGACGTCGCGGGAAGCGGCGTTCCGTTCGTCGCGACCGCGGATTTCGA
- a CDS encoding NAD(P)/FAD-dependent oxidoreductase, whose product MTEFDVVIIGGGPAGMAAAIGARKKGVSVAILERDNRLGGILNQCIHNGFGLHYFGEELTGPEYAARFKKQVLADEGIKVFLEAMVLSLSEDKVVRAISPTEGYMEIKAKAIVLAMGCRERSAGAIALAGTRPAGIYTAGAAQRLSNVAGCLVGKEVVILGSGDIGLIMARRMTAEGAKVKLVMEIMPFSSGLKRNIVQCLNDFDIPLRYSTTVTRVEGKARLTGVYIAPVDERLRPDLSKEEFIPCDTLLLSVGLIPENDLLKGTSVKISPITKGAVVDEFRQTSLLGVFSAGNVLHVHDLVDNVSEEALIAGDSAAAFALGELPSGEKFKVEPSGGVRYALPQIVTAGEGKVKIYFRVDKVYKGRAVAVASAGEVVKRKKTAVMAPGEMQNVEIDKSLLKGDVSIYLEEQ is encoded by the coding sequence ATGACGGAATTTGACGTGGTGATCATAGGCGGCGGTCCCGCGGGAATGGCGGCGGCGATCGGCGCGAGAAAAAAAGGCGTTTCTGTCGCGATCTTGGAGCGCGACAATCGGCTCGGCGGCATTTTGAATCAATGCATTCATAACGGCTTCGGGCTTCACTATTTCGGCGAAGAATTGACGGGACCCGAATATGCGGCTCGTTTCAAAAAGCAAGTCCTCGCGGACGAGGGGATCAAAGTCTTCCTCGAAGCGATGGTCTTATCTCTTTCGGAAGACAAGGTCGTTCGCGCGATCTCTCCGACCGAAGGATATATGGAGATCAAAGCGAAAGCCATCGTCCTCGCGATGGGGTGCAGAGAGCGGAGCGCGGGCGCGATCGCCCTTGCGGGAACCAGACCCGCGGGGATCTATACCGCGGGCGCGGCGCAGCGTTTGTCAAACGTCGCGGGTTGCCTCGTCGGAAAAGAGGTCGTCATCCTCGGCAGCGGCGATATCGGGCTTATTATGGCGCGCCGTATGACCGCGGAGGGCGCGAAAGTCAAGCTCGTTATGGAGATTATGCCTTTTTCGAGCGGCTTAAAGCGAAATATCGTTCAATGCCTGAACGATTTCGACATTCCTTTGCGTTACTCGACGACCGTAACGAGGGTCGAAGGGAAGGCGCGTTTGACGGGCGTCTATATCGCTCCCGTGGACGAAAGGCTTCGCCCCGATCTCTCGAAAGAGGAATTCATCCCGTGCGATACCTTGCTCCTCTCCGTCGGATTGATTCCGGAAAACGATCTTTTGAAGGGAACGTCCGTCAAAATCAGCCCGATCACCAAAGGCGCGGTTGTGGACGAATTTCGTCAGACTTCGCTCCTCGGCGTCTTCTCGGCGGGCAACGTCCTTCACGTCCACGATCTCGTGGATAACGTCAGCGAGGAAGCCTTGATCGCGGGCGACTCCGCGGCTGCGTTCGCGCTTGGGGAACTGCCGAGCGGGGAAAAATTCAAGGTCGAACCGTCGGGCGGCGTCCGTTACGCGCTTCCGCAAATCGTAACGGCGGGAGAAGGGAAGGTTAAAATCTATTTCCGCGTCGATAAAGTATATAAGGGGCGCGCCGTCGCGGTCGCTTCCGCGGGCGAGGTCGTCAAGCGGAAAAAGACGGCGGTCATGGCGCCGGGCGAAATGCAAAACGTTGAGATCGACAAGTCCTTGTTGAAAGGGGACGTCTCGATCTATTTGGAGGAACAATGA
- a CDS encoding NAD(P)/FAD-dependent oxidoreductase yields the protein MNSFDVIVIGGGVIGTAVLKSLASFEAKTLLLEKASDLSNGSSRANSGIAHAGYDAEPGTKKAYFNVLGAAMMPSVAEELHVPYKRTGSLVAAREGGLEGLRVLEERAKKNGVNARILSKDEIRKLEPNISPEITYALYAPDAGVVSPYKLTIAQGDFAALNGATVRLEEKVVSLEKSDGGFVVRTNKGEYFGKTVVNAAGAGASDVNALLGEKTYEQVYAAGDYYILDSAQAGVVNTVVFPLPDEKGKGILVAPTADGNVILGPTSRRLPSDKAEENAVTAEGLALVREGVNRLMQNVRIGETIRVYAGTRTSVGSDFIVEESERFPGYFILAGICSPGLTSAPAIGEHVAAWAAKKLDLKKKEKLLSLPVKFRLATASPEEIAKKAKEDPAFGRIVCRCEKVTEGEILGAIRSPVPARTVDAVKRRVRAGMGRCQGGFCMPRVMEILASEFNLPLTAIRKGDEGSEIAPYEVKDGYDGI from the coding sequence ATGAATTCTTTTGACGTTATCGTTATCGGCGGCGGCGTGATCGGCACCGCCGTTTTGAAGAGCCTTGCTTCCTTTGAAGCGAAGACCCTTCTTCTCGAAAAGGCATCCGATCTTTCAAACGGGTCGAGTCGCGCGAACAGCGGCATCGCGCACGCGGGCTACGACGCGGAACCCGGGACGAAAAAGGCGTACTTCAACGTCCTCGGCGCGGCGATGATGCCATCCGTCGCGGAAGAACTGCACGTCCCTTATAAAAGGACGGGTTCTTTGGTCGCGGCGAGAGAGGGCGGGCTCGAAGGGCTTCGCGTCCTCGAAGAGCGCGCGAAAAAGAACGGCGTAAACGCGCGGATCCTTTCGAAGGACGAGATCCGCAAGCTCGAACCGAATATCTCCCCCGAGATCACTTACGCTTTGTACGCGCCCGACGCGGGCGTCGTCTCGCCGTACAAACTGACCATCGCGCAGGGCGATTTCGCGGCGCTGAACGGGGCGACCGTTCGCCTCGAAGAGAAGGTCGTTTCTTTGGAAAAATCGGACGGCGGCTTCGTCGTTCGGACGAATAAAGGCGAGTACTTCGGAAAGACCGTCGTCAACGCGGCGGGCGCGGGCGCAAGCGACGTCAACGCGCTCCTCGGCGAAAAGACCTACGAACAAGTTTACGCCGCCGGCGACTATTATATCTTGGACAGCGCGCAGGCGGGCGTCGTAAACACCGTCGTTTTCCCTCTTCCGGACGAAAAAGGAAAGGGAATCCTCGTCGCGCCGACCGCGGACGGAAACGTCATTTTGGGGCCGACTTCGCGCCGCCTTCCCTCGGATAAGGCGGAAGAGAACGCCGTAACGGCGGAGGGGCTCGCGCTCGTTCGCGAGGGCGTGAATCGACTGATGCAAAACGTCAGGATCGGAGAGACCATCCGCGTGTACGCGGGAACGCGCACGTCGGTCGGATCGGATTTTATCGTCGAGGAATCCGAGCGTTTCCCCGGCTACTTTATTCTCGCGGGCATTTGCTCGCCCGGGCTGACTTCCGCTCCCGCGATCGGAGAACACGTCGCGGCGTGGGCGGCGAAAAAGCTCGATCTCAAAAAGAAAGAAAAACTCCTTTCTCTCCCCGTAAAATTCCGCTTGGCGACCGCTTCTCCCGAAGAGATCGCGAAAAAGGCGAAGGAAGATCCCGCGTTCGGAAGGATCGTCTGCCGCTGCGAAAAGGTTACGGAAGGCGAGATCCTCGGCGCGATCCGTTCGCCCGTTCCGGCGCGCACGGTGGACGCCGTAAAACGCCGCGTTCGCGCGGGGATGGGGCGCTGTCAGGGCGGCTTCTGTATGCCCCGCGTAATGGAGATTTTGGCAAGCGAATTCAATCTCCCTTTGACGGCGATCCGAAAAGGGGACGAGGGCAGCGAGATCGCGCCCTATGAGGTGAAAGACGGATATGACGGAATTTGA
- a CDS encoding inorganic diphosphatase produces MNLWRDINPNRISPHDFLAVIEISKGSKNKYELDKESGALILDRVLYTSTHYPANYGFIPLTYADDKDPLDVLVLCSEQIAPLALVECYPIGVMAMIDGGAFDYKIIAVPFHDPTYNTYHEVGELPPHIVQEIAHFFNVYKQLEHKETTVMEILGRDRAIEIIKEAIDLYWKKFPQNTFQD; encoded by the coding sequence ATGAATCTATGGCGTGATATCAATCCGAACCGCATCAGCCCGCACGACTTCCTCGCGGTCATCGAGATCAGCAAAGGAAGCAAAAATAAGTACGAACTGGATAAAGAATCCGGCGCGCTTATTTTGGACAGAGTCCTTTATACGTCCACGCACTATCCCGCGAATTACGGCTTTATTCCTCTGACCTATGCGGATGATAAAGACCCCTTGGACGTCTTGGTCCTTTGCAGCGAGCAGATCGCGCCTCTCGCGCTCGTGGAGTGCTATCCGATCGGCGTTATGGCGATGATAGACGGCGGCGCGTTCGATTATAAGATCATCGCAGTCCCCTTCCACGATCCGACCTATAACACCTATCACGAAGTCGGCGAGCTTCCTCCGCATATCGTTCAGGAGATCGCCCACTTCTTTAACGTGTATAAGCAGCTCGAACATAAAGAAACGACGGTCATGGAGATCCTCGGCAGAGATCGCGCGATTGAAATCATCAAAGAGGCGATCGACCTTTATTGGAAAAAATTCCCGCAAAATACTTTTCAGGATTAA
- a CDS encoding YwaF family protein, translated as MSGLKEFFGIGEYRRTPEGYMSWQHIVFATAFMIAMIALAILVGRKEKGKPEREKNRVVVVCAIAFVLLKLGDIAFCALRAHDAKPMLLKLPLFMCDLQFFALPIAAFSKGRVREAALDFVLIFGTLGAAMGVYAAGQNFSSYPVLSYDNVFSAITHSLGGFAGLYIAIAGMASMQKRNIWITFLILVGCCAIAYVADILIPYNYMFLMRGDGTPYDIFYNLVKGNRVLYPLEVVVLFLLYVAAFYLVWVLVRKKCGKKKSA; from the coding sequence ATGAGCGGATTGAAAGAGTTTTTCGGGATCGGTGAATATCGAAGAACGCCGGAAGGGTATATGTCTTGGCAGCATATCGTCTTTGCGACGGCGTTTATGATCGCGATGATCGCGCTTGCGATCCTCGTCGGACGAAAGGAAAAAGGGAAACCCGAGCGCGAGAAAAATCGCGTGGTCGTCGTCTGCGCGATCGCGTTCGTCCTGCTGAAACTCGGCGACATCGCTTTCTGCGCTCTCCGCGCGCACGACGCGAAACCGATGCTTTTGAAACTCCCGCTCTTTATGTGTGATTTGCAGTTTTTCGCGCTTCCGATCGCCGCTTTTTCGAAGGGGCGGGTGAGGGAAGCCGCTTTGGACTTCGTCTTGATCTTCGGGACGCTCGGCGCGGCGATGGGCGTCTACGCCGCGGGGCAGAATTTCTCCTCGTATCCCGTTCTTTCCTATGACAACGTCTTTTCCGCGATCACGCATTCGCTCGGCGGGTTCGCGGGGCTCTATATCGCGATCGCGGGGATGGCGAGCATGCAAAAGAGAAATATTTGGATCACCTTCCTGATCCTCGTCGGGTGCTGCGCGATCGCCTACGTCGCCGATATTTTGATTCCGTATAACTATATGTTTCTGATGCGCGGCGACGGAACGCCTTACGATATCTTTTATAATCTCGTCAAGGGGAATCGCGTTTTATACCCGTTGGAAGTCGTCGTTTTGTTTCTTTTGTACGTCGCGGCGTTTTATCTCGTTTGGGTTCTCGTCCGCAAAAAATGCGGCAAAAAGAAAAGCGCGTAA
- the purF gene encoding amidophosphoribosyltransferase — translation MSQLHEECGVFGIFSKRKTDLPTLSYYALYALQHRGQESAGIALNDDGVFRYVKGEGLVGDTLGGDKLRALGEGKIAVGHVRYATTGGKLMQNIQPLIVNHCKGSLALCHNGNLSNSYELRLRLEKQGAIFHTTTDSEVISYMIVQERLKTDSIENAIRATMDVIEGAYSLVISSPRKLIAVRDPHGFRPLCYGETEDGSIVFASESCALDAIGAKLIRDLRPGEMAVVDQNGIRFDDSKCGDCPKRFCVFEYIYFARPDSVIDGASVSLCRQKAGSFLAKEHPVDADIVIGVPDSGLEAAIGYSHGSGIPYAIGFTKNKYIARTFIAPEQTSREKGVGIKLNPIREVVKGKRIVLIDDSIVRGTTSRRIIGLLRQAGAKEIHMRVSAPPFTNPCFYGTDIDNADALIANRLRIEEIAREIGADSLGYLSIENVRLLAGKDTGFCTACFGGEYPTAIPDKTSKNRFETKIGEKLE, via the coding sequence ATGAGCCAACTACATGAAGAATGTGGAGTTTTCGGGATTTTCAGCAAACGCAAAACCGATCTACCGACGCTCTCCTATTACGCACTGTACGCATTGCAGCATCGAGGACAGGAAAGCGCGGGGATTGCGCTGAATGACGACGGCGTGTTTCGATACGTTAAAGGAGAAGGGCTCGTAGGCGATACGCTCGGCGGCGACAAACTCCGCGCGCTCGGAGAAGGAAAGATCGCCGTCGGACACGTCCGCTATGCGACGACGGGCGGAAAACTCATGCAAAACATTCAGCCTTTGATCGTAAACCATTGCAAAGGAAGTTTGGCGCTCTGCCATAACGGCAATCTCTCGAACTCGTATGAACTTCGATTGCGGCTTGAAAAACAAGGAGCGATCTTTCATACGACCACAGATTCCGAAGTCATCTCTTATATGATTGTGCAAGAACGATTGAAAACCGATTCGATCGAAAACGCGATTCGCGCGACGATGGACGTGATCGAAGGCGCTTATTCTCTCGTGATCAGTTCTCCGCGAAAATTGATCGCCGTCCGCGATCCTCACGGTTTCAGACCGCTCTGTTACGGCGAAACGGAAGACGGGAGCATCGTTTTCGCTTCCGAATCCTGCGCGCTCGACGCGATCGGAGCAAAACTCATCAGAGATCTTCGCCCGGGCGAAATGGCGGTCGTCGACCAAAACGGGATACGCTTCGACGATTCGAAATGCGGCGATTGTCCGAAACGGTTCTGCGTGTTCGAATATATCTATTTCGCACGCCCCGATTCCGTGATCGACGGAGCATCCGTCAGCCTTTGCAGACAAAAGGCAGGTAGTTTTCTCGCAAAAGAGCACCCCGTTGACGCGGATATCGTGATCGGCGTTCCTGACTCCGGACTCGAAGCGGCGATCGGGTATTCGCACGGATCCGGCATTCCCTACGCTATCGGATTTACGAAAAACAAATATATCGCGCGCACCTTCATCGCGCCTGAGCAAACTTCCCGCGAAAAAGGCGTCGGAATTAAGCTCAACCCGATCCGCGAAGTAGTTAAAGGCAAACGGATCGTTTTGATCGATGATTCCATTGTTCGCGGAACGACCAGCCGAAGGATCATAGGGCTGCTTCGACAAGCGGGCGCAAAAGAAATCCACATGCGCGTAAGCGCGCCGCCTTTCACAAATCCATGCTTCTACGGAACGGATATCGATAACGCCGATGCATTGATCGCAAACCGCCTTCGCATCGAAGAAATCGCCCGAGAAATCGGTGCCGACTCGCTCGGATACCTAAGCATCGAAAACGTTCGCCTTCTTGCCGGAAAAGACACGGGCTTTTGCACGGCGTGTTTCGGCGGCGAATACCCGACCGCGATCCCCGACAAAACATCGAAAAACCGCTTCGAAACGAAGATCGGAGAGAAACTCGAATAA
- a CDS encoding AbrB/MazE/SpoVT family DNA-binding domain-containing protein, protein MKRAKEENRFIVSVKVGPKGQITIPVEARKMFDIEIGDTLMILGDKKRGLAIMKDDAFYALMGGMDSNGRDQNQ, encoded by the coding sequence ATGAAAAGAGCCAAAGAAGAAAATCGGTTTATCGTCAGCGTAAAGGTCGGACCGAAGGGGCAGATCACCATCCCCGTCGAAGCGCGAAAGATGTTTGACATCGAAATCGGCGACACGCTGATGATCTTGGGCGATAAAAAAAGAGGTCTCGCAATTATGAAAGACGATGCGTTTTATGCTTTAATGGGAGGAATGGATTCGAATGGACGCGATCAAAATCAATAA
- a CDS encoding ATP-binding cassette domain-containing protein has translation MDAIKINNLTKRYKDVVAVDGLDLSISEGELFSLLGVNGAGKTTTIKMLSGLVKPTSGDAFLFGHSITKDEEKIKGMVDISMQETSVARKLTVRENVRFYASLAGQSKAEIEESERYVFDIFSLAEVADKQADKLSGGWQRKLSIALALVTKPKILFLDEPTLGLDVLARRELWAAIQGLKGKMTIILTTHYMEEAEALSDRIGIMKSGKLLFMGTKEELFDQTNQTSVEDAFVLLATGGNENA, from the coding sequence ATGGACGCGATCAAAATCAATAATTTAACGAAACGATACAAAGACGTAGTCGCCGTGGATGGACTGGATCTTTCGATCTCGGAGGGAGAGCTTTTTTCCCTGCTCGGCGTAAACGGCGCGGGCAAGACGACGACGATCAAGATGCTCTCGGGGCTCGTAAAGCCGACCTCGGGCGACGCTTTTCTTTTCGGTCACTCGATCACGAAAGACGAAGAAAAGATCAAAGGTATGGTGGATATTTCGATGCAGGAGACCTCGGTCGCGAGAAAGCTGACCGTTCGGGAAAACGTCCGCTTTTACGCGAGCCTCGCGGGGCAAAGCAAAGCGGAGATCGAAGAGAGCGAGCGCTACGTCTTCGATATTTTCTCCCTCGCGGAAGTCGCGGACAAGCAAGCCGACAAACTTTCGGGCGGTTGGCAGAGAAAGCTCTCGATCGCCCTCGCCTTGGTCACGAAGCCCAAGATCCTCTTTTTGGACGAGCCGACGCTCGGGCTGGACGTCCTCGCGCGGAGAGAGCTTTGGGCGGCGATCCAAGGTCTCAAAGGGAAAATGACGATCATTTTGACGACGCACTATATGGAAGAAGCCGAAGCCCTTTCCGACCGCATCGGAATTATGAAAAGCGGGAAACTTCTCTTTATGGGAACGAAAGAGGAGCTTTTCGATCAAACGAATCAAACGAGCGTCGAGGACGCCTTCGTCCTGCTCGCGACGGGAGGAAACGAAAATGCGTAA
- a CDS encoding ABC transporter permease, with protein sequence MRKSLKRIGALTCRNLKEIARDPLSLALTFAMPLAMEILFYLAFHSAAPHFQMKYLAPGIVVFSQAFLTLFMGLLIALDRSSAFLTRLFVSKARSYEFILSYALSAMPIAFVQFILFLLVGGIIDPSIFSPGMLFALLLSILTAMTFVGLGVLFGCVCSEKSVGGVSSIVIAGQSVLSGMWFPLEGLPKGFVTFMDVLPFRNATMLVSNASSGAPLTFANYGQPALIVAAYTLVLFVAAILAFKSKMKAK encoded by the coding sequence ATGCGTAAATCCTTAAAAAGAATCGGAGCTTTGACCTGCCGCAACCTGAAAGAGATCGCGCGCGATCCCCTTTCCCTCGCCCTGACCTTTGCGATGCCGCTCGCGATGGAGATCCTCTTTTATCTCGCGTTTCACAGCGCAGCTCCGCACTTTCAAATGAAATATCTCGCGCCGGGCATCGTCGTCTTCTCGCAAGCGTTTTTGACCCTCTTTATGGGGCTTTTGATCGCGCTCGACCGAAGCTCGGCGTTCCTGACGAGGCTGTTCGTTTCCAAAGCAAGATCTTACGAATTCATCCTATCCTACGCTCTTTCCGCCATGCCGATTGCCTTCGTGCAATTCATTCTGTTTCTTCTCGTCGGCGGGATCATCGATCCGAGCATTTTCTCGCCGGGAATGCTGTTCGCTTTGCTTTTGAGCATTTTGACGGCGATGACCTTCGTCGGACTCGGCGTCCTGTTCGGTTGCGTATGTAGCGAAAAGTCCGTCGGCGGCGTCTCTTCCATCGTCATCGCGGGGCAATCCGTCTTATCCGGAATGTGGTTCCCCCTGGAAGGGCTTCCCAAAGGCTTCGTAACCTTTATGGACGTCCTGCCCTTCCGCAACGCGACGATGCTCGTCTCGAACGCTTCGAGCGGCGCGCCTCTTACGTTCGCGAATTACGGGCAGCCCGCTTTGATCGTGGCAGCCTATACGCTCGTCCTTTTCGTCGCGGCGATCCTCGCTTTCAAAAGCAAAATGAAGGCGAAATAA
- a CDS encoding alpha/beta hydrolase yields the protein MKNRLIYLHGKGGSPDEAEHYKPLFPDFEVIGLNYRAETPWDAKAEIGEAIRAAKKGCDRLILVANSIGAFYAMSAEVDAFTEKAFFISPIVDMERLILDILAWSGLTEKELEEKGKLATAFGEDLYWEYLTYVRSHPLSWRAPTEILYGSADELTRLETVETFAKKIGAKLTVMPGGEHWFHTAEQMEFLDSWIRNAL from the coding sequence GTGAAAAACCGTTTGATCTATCTTCACGGGAAAGGCGGCAGCCCCGACGAAGCGGAGCACTACAAACCGCTCTTCCCCGATTTCGAAGTCATCGGATTAAACTACCGCGCCGAAACCCCTTGGGACGCGAAAGCCGAGATCGGCGAAGCGATCCGCGCGGCGAAAAAAGGATGCGACCGCTTGATCCTCGTGGCGAACAGCATCGGCGCGTTTTACGCGATGAGCGCCGAGGTCGATGCTTTTACGGAAAAAGCCTTTTTCATTTCTCCGATCGTCGATATGGAAAGGCTGATCCTCGACATTTTGGCGTGGTCGGGGTTGACGGAAAAAGAACTCGAAGAGAAAGGCAAACTCGCGACGGCGTTCGGCGAAGACCTTTATTGGGAGTATCTGACCTACGTTCGCAGTCATCCCCTTTCTTGGCGCGCGCCGACCGAGATCTTATACGGTTCCGCGGACGAACTCACTCGGCTCGAAACGGTCGAAACCTTCGCGAAAAAGATCGGCGCGAAGCTGACCGTAATGCCGGGCGGCGAACATTGGTTCCATACCGCGGAACAAATGGAGTTCCTCGACTCTTGGATCCGAAACGCTTTATAA
- the glf gene encoding UDP-galactopyranose mutase, with the protein MTYDYLVVGAGLFGAAFARQMTDAGKKVLVIDRRPHIAGNVYTERVDGIDVHRYGAHIFHTSNEEVWAFANRFAAFNDFINSPLANYKGKLYHLPFNMNTFREMWGVETAEEAKAIIEKQIAELPKTEPKNLEEQALRLVGRDVFEKLVKGYTEKQWGRPCKELPASIIKRLPLRFTFDNNYFNDVYQGIPIGGYTEMVAKMLDGIEVLLGADYKDFVKGHPGIAKRTVYTGAIDEFYSYEFGPLEYRSLRFETKTLNEKSFQETAVVNYTEASVPYTRIIEHKKFEFGEGEKTIISYEFPETWTLGKEAYYPVNNEKNQALYEKYKKKAEKETDVIFGGRLGEYKYYDMDDVLESALRLAEKEMN; encoded by the coding sequence ATGACCTACGATTATCTCGTCGTCGGCGCGGGGCTCTTCGGCGCGGCGTTCGCTCGCCAAATGACGGACGCGGGGAAGAAAGTCCTCGTCATCGATCGCCGCCCGCATATCGCGGGAAACGTCTATACCGAGCGCGTGGACGGGATCGACGTCCATCGTTACGGCGCGCATATTTTCCATACTTCGAACGAGGAAGTTTGGGCGTTCGCGAACCGTTTCGCGGCGTTTAACGATTTTATCAATTCGCCGCTCGCAAACTATAAAGGCAAACTCTATCATTTGCCCTTTAATATGAACACGTTCCGCGAAATGTGGGGCGTGGAAACGGCGGAAGAAGCGAAAGCGATCATCGAAAAGCAGATCGCGGAGCTTCCGAAAACCGAGCCGAAAAACCTCGAAGAGCAAGCGCTTCGCCTCGTCGGGCGGGACGTTTTCGAGAAGCTCGTCAAGGGCTACACCGAAAAGCAGTGGGGCCGTCCGTGCAAGGAGCTTCCGGCTTCGATCATCAAAAGGCTTCCGCTCCGCTTTACCTTCGATAACAATTATTTCAACGACGTTTATCAAGGGATCCCGATCGGCGGCTATACCGAAATGGTCGCGAAAATGCTGGACGGGATCGAAGTTTTGCTCGGCGCGGATTACAAAGACTTCGTAAAAGGGCATCCGGGGATCGCGAAACGGACGGTCTACACCGGCGCGATCGACGAATTCTATTCCTACGAATTCGGTCCCCTCGAATACAGGAGTCTGCGCTTCGAGACGAAGACTCTGAACGAAAAAAGTTTTCAGGAGACCGCCGTCGTCAACTACACGGAAGCTTCCGTCCCGTATACCCGCATCATTGAGCATAAAAAATTCGAGTTCGGCGAAGGGGAAAAGACGATTATCAGCTACGAATTCCCGGAGACTTGGACGCTCGGGAAAGAAGCCTATTATCCCGTGAATAACGAGAAAAACCAAGCCTTGTACGAGAAGTACAAAAAGAAAGCCGAAAAGGAAACGGACGTTATTTTCGGCGGGCGGCTCGGCGAATATAAGTATTACGATATGGACGACGTTCTCGAATCCGCGCTTCGTCTTGCGGAAAAAGAAATGAATTAA
- a CDS encoding FAD-binding protein, protein MKTDYLIIGAGPAGIFTAIELLKRGCKEKITFIEKGAAIEKRACPKAKTGKCVNCKNCAITTGFSGAGAFSDGKLSLSADVGGDLPDLIGYDTVQDLIHYADSIYLAFGADKKIEGVDHKEEIKEIRKKAIQAGLKLVDCPIRHMGTEKAQQIYYDIEKYLLGEGVEMFFNTECTDLIIENEECKGALVRFGDKVEAVEAKEVIVCTGRRGASWLEVMCAKHGILHQPGTVDIGVRVEVRNEVMEEINRVLYEAKLIGHPKPFKNKVRTFCQNPGGFVSQENYDENLAVVNGHSYKELKSENTNLAILCSHNFTQPFNQPIEYAKKVGELTNMLGNGKMLVQRYGDILDGKRTWPNELEHSNVRPTLKDAVAGDITAAMPYRAMLSIINFIKSVDVIVPGFASDETLLYSPELKFYSNKIKMDENLSTSIGHLHCLGDSTGWTRGLMMASVMGVYLARKITEAKA, encoded by the coding sequence ATGAAAACCGATTATTTGATCATAGGCGCCGGACCCGCCGGCATATTTACCGCCATCGAGCTTTTGAAGCGCGGCTGCAAAGAGAAGATCACCTTCATCGAAAAAGGCGCGGCGATCGAAAAGCGCGCTTGCCCGAAGGCGAAGACCGGGAAATGCGTGAATTGCAAGAACTGCGCGATCACGACGGGATTTTCGGGCGCGGGCGCGTTTTCGGACGGGAAACTTTCCCTCTCGGCGGACGTCGGCGGCGATCTCCCCGATCTGATCGGATACGACACCGTTCAGGATCTGATCCATTACGCAGATTCGATCTATCTCGCGTTCGGCGCGGATAAAAAGATCGAGGGCGTGGACCATAAAGAAGAGATCAAAGAGATCCGCAAAAAGGCGATCCAAGCGGGCTTGAAGCTCGTCGATTGCCCGATCCGCCATATGGGGACGGAGAAAGCCCAGCAGATCTATTACGATATCGAAAAGTATCTTCTCGGCGAAGGGGTGGAAATGTTCTTCAACACCGAATGCACCGATCTCATCATCGAGAACGAGGAGTGTAAAGGCGCGCTCGTCCGTTTCGGCGACAAAGTCGAAGCCGTCGAAGCGAAAGAGGTCATCGTCTGCACCGGGCGTCGCGGCGCGTCGTGGCTCGAAGTTATGTGTGCGAAACACGGGATTTTGCACCAACCCGGGACGGTGGATATCGGCGTCCGCGTCGAGGTCCGAAACGAGGTGATGGAAGAGATCAACCGCGTCCTGTACGAAGCGAAACTCATCGGGCATCCGAAGCCTTTCAAAAACAAGGTCAGGACTTTCTGCCAAAACCCCGGCGGCTTCGTCAGCCAAGAGAATTACGACGAGAACCTCGCGGTCGTCAACGGGCATTCTTATAAAGAACTCAAATCCGAAAACACGAACCTCGCGATTCTTTGCTCGCATAACTTTACCCAGCCGTTCAATCAGCCGATCGAATACGCGAAAAAGGTCGGCGAACTGACGAATATGCTCGGAAACGGGAAAATGCTCGTCCAACGCTACGGCGATATTCTGGACGGAAAACGCACTTGGCCGAACGAACTCGAACATTCCAACGTCCGCCCGACCCTGAAAGACGCGGTCGCGGGCGATATCACCGCCGCGATGCCGTACCGTGCGATGCTTTCCATCATCAATTTCATCAAGAGCGTGGACGTTATCGTTCCCGGGTTCGCGTCGGACGAGACCCTTCTTTATTCGCCCGAACTCAAATTCTATTCGAATAAGATCAAGATGGACGAGAACCTCTCGACCTCGATCGGTCACCTGCATTGCCTCGGCGACAGCACGGGTTGGACGCGCGGTTTGATGATGGCGTCCGTTATGGGCGTCTATCTCGCGAGAAAGATCACGGAGGCGAAAGCATGA